The Chryseobacterium aureum genome contains a region encoding:
- a CDS encoding zinc-dependent metalloprotease translates to MKTKLFCLPALFLAVAANAQWSRGIPVQKITKKSDHSVYYKLDLDQIRTQLLRAPKIGEGAPVTVSIPTLEGKIERFTVNSFPVMDEALANQYQLGSYVGVGTDDPAKYIRFSVAPNDFQSMIIGTDGKYEFIEPATSDKSYYSVHGKTSKSGHAFVCNTKEDKEAVAKMQKLMNSGTAAKSSNKTFHTLRLAMSVTGEYTAFFGGVAGALTQINATLSRVNGVFEKEFNVHVNAINAPGLIFTNAANDPYSDSSLMCKWNYELMNTLHGGAYGVTDADFDIGHLFGATGGGGSAGCIGCIGSNDIATSTDPSCGNSPSPDNYKGSGYTSPGIDYYASGTWNSNSTAQLPPSGDAFDIDFVAHEMGHQLGDSHTYSFFEGFLNQEVEPGSGSTIMGYAGITGPSTDVQKHSDVYFHSVSIEQVQDNLVSVTADVETPITNNTPVVTAMPTTYTIPRSTPFVLTASATDPDGDALTYCWEQVNPSTLGNGVTKSNIGNTSSGASFRSWAPTASPTRYFPKLATVLGGAVKNTTDFEAASTVARTTNFRVTVRDNKPGGQAQTAYATQTIVVGSAAAFTVNTTSLTPNANSTITWTVSGTTASPYNVANVKIDYTEDMGATWTDLAASVPNNGSASVFIPASLAGKTIHLRVSALGNVFYAVKQAAVASLLAVSEAGNVKSVKIYPNPVEDVLNVMNVSANASYEIFNAPGQLVSNGIIGEGKINVSSLVKGVYFITINNGKEEKTTTKFVKK, encoded by the coding sequence ATGAAAACAAAATTATTTTGTCTGCCTGCACTATTTTTAGCTGTTGCAGCAAATGCGCAATGGAGCCGGGGGATTCCTGTACAGAAAATCACTAAAAAAAGTGATCACTCAGTATATTACAAACTTGATTTGGATCAGATCAGAACTCAACTTCTAAGAGCTCCTAAAATAGGAGAAGGTGCACCTGTCACAGTGAGCATTCCTACCCTGGAAGGAAAAATTGAGAGATTTACTGTAAACAGCTTCCCGGTAATGGATGAGGCATTGGCTAACCAATACCAGCTGGGGTCTTATGTAGGCGTAGGAACTGATGATCCTGCTAAATACATCAGATTTAGTGTTGCTCCTAACGATTTCCAATCCATGATCATTGGTACAGATGGAAAATACGAATTTATAGAACCTGCAACATCGGATAAGTCTTACTATTCCGTACACGGAAAAACCAGTAAGAGCGGTCATGCCTTCGTTTGTAACACAAAAGAGGACAAAGAGGCAGTTGCTAAAATGCAAAAGCTGATGAATTCCGGGACGGCAGCAAAATCAAGCAACAAAACTTTCCACACCCTTAGACTGGCGATGTCCGTCACAGGAGAATACACGGCTTTCTTTGGAGGAGTAGCAGGTGCCCTTACCCAAATTAATGCCACTTTATCAAGAGTAAATGGTGTATTTGAAAAAGAGTTTAATGTGCATGTGAATGCCATCAATGCTCCGGGTCTTATATTTACTAATGCTGCCAATGATCCTTATAGTGATTCAAGTCTTATGTGTAAATGGAATTATGAATTGATGAATACATTACATGGAGGAGCATATGGCGTTACCGATGCAGATTTTGATATCGGGCATTTGTTTGGTGCAACAGGAGGAGGTGGAAGTGCCGGCTGTATTGGTTGTATAGGAAGTAACGATATTGCTACAAGCACAGATCCTAGTTGCGGAAATTCACCTTCTCCGGATAATTATAAAGGAAGTGGATATACCTCTCCGGGAATTGATTATTACGCGAGTGGAACATGGAATAGCAACAGTACAGCTCAATTACCACCAAGTGGAGACGCCTTTGATATTGATTTTGTAGCTCACGAGATGGGGCATCAGTTGGGGGATTCGCATACTTACAGTTTCTTTGAAGGTTTTCTGAATCAGGAAGTAGAGCCGGGTTCAGGTTCTACCATCATGGGATACGCCGGGATTACCGGACCAAGTACAGATGTGCAGAAACACTCGGATGTCTATTTTCATAGCGTAAGTATTGAGCAGGTACAAGATAATCTTGTTTCTGTGACAGCAGATGTTGAAACTCCGATCACGAACAATACACCTGTGGTAACAGCGATGCCTACTACTTATACTATTCCAAGATCCACGCCATTTGTGCTTACAGCATCGGCAACAGATCCGGATGGAGATGCTTTAACCTACTGTTGGGAACAGGTGAATCCAAGTACTTTGGGTAATGGCGTTACTAAATCTAATATCGGGAATACCAGTTCAGGAGCAAGTTTCAGATCCTGGGCACCTACGGCAAGTCCTACGAGATACTTCCCTAAACTGGCAACAGTGTTAGGAGGTGCTGTAAAAAATACAACAGATTTTGAAGCGGCAAGTACTGTGGCAAGGACTACCAACTTCCGCGTAACGGTAAGAGATAATAAACCTGGAGGCCAGGCTCAGACAGCTTATGCAACACAAACAATAGTGGTAGGCTCTGCAGCAGCATTTACTGTGAATACCACATCTCTTACTCCTAATGCCAACTCTACTATTACATGGACGGTTTCAGGAACTACAGCTTCTCCGTACAATGTGGCAAATGTGAAAATTGATTACACAGAAGATATGGGAGCTACCTGGACAGATCTTGCAGCATCAGTTCCGAATAACGGATCAGCAAGTGTTTTCATTCCTGCATCATTGGCCGGAAAAACTATTCACCTGAGAGTTTCTGCCCTTGGAAACGTTTTCTATGCGGTGAAGCAGGCTGCAGTAGCAAGCCTATTGGCTGTTTCTGAAGCAGGAAATGTAAAGTCCGTAAAAATCTATCCCAACCCGGTAGAAGATGTATTGAATGTGATGAATGTTTCTGCAAACGCATCTTACGAAATTTTCAATGCACCGGGGCAGCTGGTTTCCAACGGAATTATTGGTGAAGGTAAAATTAATGTGAGCTCTCTTGTAAAAGGTGTTTACTTTATTACAATCAACAATGGTAAAGAAGAAAAAACCACCACTAAATTTGTTAAAAAATAA
- a CDS encoding MIP/aquaporin family protein yields the protein MTPFIAEVIGTMLLILLGNGVVANVVLKDTKGNNSGWIVITTAWALAVFVGVTVAGPISGAHLNPAVTIGLATAGKFSWDLVPSYIAAQMIGGMLGAFLVWLFHKDHFAITEDEGAKLACFSTTPAIRKTSSNLISEIIGTFVLVFCVFYFADPSISLQVDPTAKVGLGSIGAIPVTFVVWAIGLSLGGTTGYAINPARDLAPRTMHAILPVKGSSDWSYAWIPVVGPVTGAVIAAVLYGFLK from the coding sequence ATGACCCCATTTATTGCAGAAGTTATCGGAACGATGCTTCTTATATTGTTAGGCAACGGTGTTGTAGCCAATGTTGTCTTAAAAGATACGAAAGGAAATAATTCCGGATGGATCGTGATTACTACCGCATGGGCACTCGCCGTATTTGTGGGAGTAACTGTTGCCGGCCCAATAAGTGGGGCTCATCTGAACCCGGCTGTAACCATTGGTCTTGCCACTGCAGGAAAGTTTTCGTGGGACCTGGTTCCATCTTATATTGCAGCGCAAATGATTGGCGGAATGCTGGGTGCATTTTTAGTATGGCTGTTTCATAAAGATCATTTTGCTATTACGGAAGATGAAGGAGCAAAACTGGCCTGTTTCAGCACCACCCCTGCTATCAGAAAAACATCATCTAACCTTATCAGTGAAATCATCGGAACATTTGTTCTGGTATTCTGTGTCTTTTATTTTGCTGATCCGAGCATTTCATTGCAGGTAGATCCTACTGCAAAGGTAGGGTTAGGTTCTATTGGTGCCATTCCCGTTACGTTTGTGGTATGGGCAATTGGTTTATCTCTCGGAGGGACAACGGGATATGCCATCAACCCGGCGAGAGATCTTGCTCCGAGAACCATGCACGCTATCTTGCCTGTAAAAGGAAGCAGTGACTGGTCTTACGCCTGGATTCCTGTAGTAGGCCCTGTTACAGGGGCTGTGATCGCAGCAGTATTATATGGATTTTTAAAATAA